The Nymphaea colorata isolate Beijing-Zhang1983 chromosome 5, ASM883128v2, whole genome shotgun sequence DNA segment agaaagtgtTGCATTCTCTTAAAAGGAGAGTGCTTCTCAGAAAGACCTTGCAACATCGCATTCAACTTCTTCTCTACTTTAACAAAGAAGCGCACTGCATTTCCAACAGTAAAAACGAGAGGAAAGAGGAATCTGGTTCTTGAGCATCATGATGCACTTGAGGAGGAAGTAGACATTCAGCAGCATCATCTAGATGATGTTTGGGTGCTTCAGTCAAGGCTGTAGCCATAgcaacctaaaccctaaaatgGCTTCGACCATGACGAAGGCCAGAGCTGCGGGAGAAACCAAAGGAGGAGGAGTCAAGCTTAGAGATGGAGTGAACCATCGGCTGAGCTTTGCTGGGTTTTGCGGTTGTGGATAATGAACatcagagagagaaggagaagaaaccCTAGAAATCATGGCCCCTgatccctctctttttctctttcacatCAAGCGGTTTGGGTGGAAGTTTGGGTTTTTGgtatttatttataaataatttgTATAAATAAATCATAGTATACATGATAGACTTAAATGAACTTCTTGCAGGACCCATAAGGTTCAATGGTAGGAACAGTTTTGTAACTGTTGCTACTGTTGCCATTTCTTGTAGTGAAAAGTTTGAAGGTTCCTATGACTATACAATTAACATATCATGACAAGTAAGCTTGAAGTGAACCAAGAGTTGCAGGCCAAAAGAGTCGTTATTGTGATATGTTTACTACATTAGTTTCTCACATGACtatgaaaaaaatacttttCCTGCAAAGTAAGTGTTGTTCTTATATAGTTATGcatgttttctgaaaaatatgtttcaaaacaTTAAGGGAACCTGAATTAAACCAACCACAATAATGTGTTTTATTCATATTATATcacatgaaatgatatttcCACCATCTTATTTTGCCGTTATTGTGCATTTAACAATTGATCTTGTCAAGAGGTGCAATTGAGGGACCAGTGCAGTATTGTATGTTAACTATTTATCATGCCTGTTGAACTTACATCAATTGCAATGTTTGACATTATGTTCAATATAATATGTAACAGGTATTTGTCCATAATGAAAAACTATGTGCAAATACGAAGCCAAGTGGAGGGGTCCATAGCTAAGGGTTATATTTGCAGATAGACATCTTCAATTTTGTTCTAGATATTTGCATAATATGGAGACTAGATTCAATAGCTTCATAGAAAATAATGACAATGTTGAAGGAGTCTTACCAAATATGTTGGGTGTCCCGATGCTGGCGAAATTGATACTAGATTACTTTGGTAagggacaaaaactagaccCACTAAAAATAATATTCATGTGTTTTTTATAATCTAGCCTTATAAGTATGATCTTAGACTGAattgatgaggaacatgtattaagtttgttgttttttactttaatattattttgttaaTAAGCAGTTGTAACATCCAAACTGTGGTAGCagataaatcaattttttttacaaaaagtaaTTGAaataaagcatgatttatattaaattgaaaCAATAggatgttcacattttatttaaaattattttcaacatgaaTTTAAGTAGTCAAGTTTTTTGCCTCTTACCTCAAATGATTTGGTATCTGtcagttttatatatatatatataatcaatcatGATTTAAGTTTACTTTTCAATAGAGAAATTTCTATCTCTTCGGTTTATTTTGTTGGGACCCTGCGCACCGAAACAATAAGCATGGGAGATCAGAGTACCCGGCGCTGATTAAGCATCTGCACGTGACTGTCTTATCTCACGTAAACCATATCACAATACgatattttatattatgaaGGGGCAACCTCAcaatatagaaaatatatagCAATTATTCAATTATTCAACCTTTTTAAATGGACCAATAGaaaaactgataaaaaaaaaggacagatgGGGACGCTGAAATCGGAACGCGCTGAGGATAGACATCGACATCTCCGTTTAATTATGAGGAAAAGACAACTACATTAGTTGCAGTGGAGCCCCCTTCACTGACCTATCTTTCTCCACCATTGGTCGGGGGATTGACAATATACGCCAACCTTATTCCTATAAGTATCTGTTTGTATCACTCAGATCATCACGGGAGACAATGGCTAGGCTTGATGAACCTCTCATTGGTTCTCCAAGCAAGACCAAATCTCTCTCCCAATTACTTTTCCTTGGTGTCTCCGTGGTTGCCATCCTCTGCTTCTCCCTCCGCCTAAGCTTCCATGGCAACTCCTCTGATCTTCTCCTCATGCCCGTCTCTCCCCAAGTTTGTGCCACCACACTTCACCCAGACTCCTGCTCCAACACCTTTGTCTCCGCCGGGACAACGCCCGTAACCGCTGCCACCATCCTCGGTCGCATTTTGGAGGAGTCGATCCAGAGCCTACCCAGGCATGTGGGCACGGTCATAGCCTTGACTCACAAGGGAAACAATGGCAAAAGAGAAGCTGGGCCGCTGGCTGACTGCCTCGACCTCATGGACCAGACGGAGAGCCGGTTGGTCGACTCGCTCAATGCGGTCGCCGGTCAGCCGACGGCTCAGGGGACACACGCGGACGTGCACACCTGGCTCAGTGCTGCACTCACCAACTACGTCACCTGCTTAGATGGGCTTGACGGTACTGATGCCAAGCTAGCGATGGAGTCGGAGGTCAAGTCGTCGATGGCGCTTCTCAGCACCTCGCTGGCGGTTCTCAATCAAACGCAACCGACAGCCGAGCCGATTCTCGGAGAGGTATTGGGCGAGTTCCCGGCGTGGTTGAGTCCCGGGGATCGGAAGCTCCTAACGGTCGATTCTTGGGATAAGGCAGTAAAAGCCGATGTGGTGGTGGCGCAAGACGGGAGCGGGAAGTACACGACGGTGACGGCGGCGGTGAATGCGGCCCCTTCAGGGAGCTCGGCGAGGTACGTGATATACGTGAAGAAGGGAACGTACAAGGAGCAGGTGAGCATACCGAAGACGAAGAAGAACATCATGCTTGTGGGAGACGGAATGGACTCCACCATAATCACAGGCAGCTTGAACGTCGTGGACGGCTCCACCACCTTCAATTCTGCAACTGTGGGTACGTACATTTtcgtttcttttcctttgagaCGCGGTAGCGTGAAAGATTTAAGGTGCAGAACATATTGGTTTCAGCCTGCCTTGTATGAGACCTTACGTATGCCCAATTTTAGCCATGGCCGTCCGTCCCAAAGATATCACGCTATTCCTCCAAATGTGTTGATTATATATACACCATGTTGTTTATCATGAAATTCTACTTCATTCCTTCTTTTGGGAGAGCATTAGCTATTTTAGCTTTTTCTTATTCGTTTCTTATTAAAATGTCTCAAGCTTTGGTATCCAAAGCAATTAGACCTCCTGCCGGTTTaagtaattttctttctttaagttaTTGAAAGATGAACCAAAAGAAGAACAGCCacttggaaaaaagaaaggggtaaAAACAACCTTTACGTAAAGTTGATCTGCCAATAACTTAGACTTTCTCTTTTATGGTGGGGACAAAGCCGACACCAGTGAGCATCCACTAGATAGCATCCACTAGCTAGAATGGGTCCCTCAGATAAGGAAATGGGGTTCCACTTGAGTTGGCACCTAGAAGCACGTGATATGGTTCAAggacttttcaaaattatttctaGTAATATAAATAGATATGATATATTTATTTACTGGTACCATTTTGAATCCTTCTAGTCagatttctttataaaaaatctgCATCCAATTACTATTTGGATTTCGATTGGCGCGTATATACTTTTATAATTGCATCCAATCTTGAGTTTCTGTGAAGTTCGTATTTACTAGTGTCCGATGCCTGCCACTAGTAACTGGATCTGGATGGTTCTATTTTGATGCAGCGGCCGTGGGTGATGGGTTCATGGCTCAGGACATTTGGTTCCAGAACACAGCAGGGGCTGTGAAGCAGCAAGCAGTGGCCCTGCGCGTCGGTGCCGATCAATCCATCATTTACCGATGCCGGATCGACGCCTACCAGGACACACTTTACACCCATTCCCTCCGGCAATTTTACCGAGACTGCTCGATTTCCGGCACAGTCGATTACATATTCGGCAACGCAGCCGTGGTCTTCCAGAACTGTCAGATAATTTCCCGGAAGCCATTGAGCAACCAGAAGAACACAATTACCGCACAGGGACGAACTGACCCCAACCAGAACACAGCAATTTCTATCCAAATGTGCAAAATCCTGGCAAGTTCCGATCTCGCGCCAGTGAAGGGTACTATCCCCACATATCTGGGCCGGCCATGGCAGCTTTACTCGAGGACAATTTTCATGGAGTCCTTCCTGGATGATCTGATAGCACCAGCAGGATGGCTGGAGTGGTCTGGTAGCTTTGCTTTGAACACCCTGGAGTACCGTGAATATATGAACACTGGGTCTGGTGCGGGCACCAGCAAGAGGGTGACATGGGCTGGGTATCATGCTACCACCAGCACCGCTGAAGCCCAGAAGTTCACTGTTGCCAATCTGATCCAGGGAGCATCTTGGTTGAAATCTGCTGGCGTTAGCTTCACTGAAGGCCTTTGATCACCAACAGAATGGGCGGGGATTATGAGAAAGTACTGATGATGTACCGCTTATGCAAATGAATCTATGTGATCTTTTAAATATGATCTGCCTTCTCATGTCTCCACGTTAAATCTTTATTCTAGTCCAAATTCCATTTTTCTTCCCTGGGTTGCTTACGAAACTCTCAGAAAGCATGTCCGCATGAATAGCTTGTCGGTGTTTTAATCGAGGACAATCAAAGGATGACGaaaacaatatttcaaaattttgatacgAACTCATCCTCGAACCGAGTGTAAGATTGTTAAGGCTGACATGTCCGAGTGtagctctttctctctgcaaACACTATGGCAGAGTACCCGTCAATGCTTACATCTCGGTTAAACCCAAAATACTGCTCCATATAGCTGTGTAAATTCCATGAAGGACATCTATGCAAAATTACATCCGTGTGACAATCTTTGGTTCATAACAAGGCATTTATAGGCATGTGTATGAAATGTGAGCTCTTTGTGACATACGATATTTGCTAGCTACCTGTCAGATTGAAGTGTGTTTATGCGTCGTATATACAATGGAGAAATGACAAATGCGTTAATGGATCCTTCTCTTAAACCTGGGGGAAGTTGTAACTTTACATGTTGGACAACAGTTCTTCACTGTGCTTATATTGATCGAGGAACGTTTGATTCACCATTAGAAAGCCAGGGTTGGCCATAACAATAGACTCTTGGGGACCAACCCCGCTTGCGAGTTTTGTATTCGTCTCTGTTAAAAGGAAACACTGCATGCCAAAATAATGATGAGATCAGAAACAAGGTCACAACCGGTGTATACACAAACAAGATAGAAAAATACCTTGCTGGACATTCCTTTGCTAATCAAGATATCAGACATGATGGGGAGAGGCATATATAAATCATCTTAGCTGCTGATTCAACCAACTCAGTTTGCTCCTTACCAAAATATCCCCTGCTTTATGAAAACAAGGCATGTTGTCATTTACCCATTGGCTTCCTATGCTCAAAAGCATGCAAAGGTGTTCCAAATTTACGTTGTAGAGTTATGCACACCGTACCCAGTTGCGCCTTGGGTCAACAATTCATGATGAGCCCACCAACTTCTCGGTGAGAAGGCTACAGTGAGAAACAATCGACAGTttttttacatgcaaaatttttatcaaatcttACATACAAACCGTAATAAATGAGATATCGTACTGGTACCCATACTCACCTTTGTTTCTTTATGCAGAATTCCCAGAGATGGGGTCCGACCTGTCGGTAAGAGGTCTAACTGTTCTTGGTGTCTTTACTAGGGATAATCAGACCAAGGACTATACTAGGGCATAACTTTCTATCTTTTCCACTTGCTTGCAGCTTCTACCATCAACATCACAGGTATACCCCTCCTCTCTGTCTCTAAGTCTTTCCCCTTTCAGAATCTGAcggtttttgcttttcttttctcctacTTTTTCCTTCCATTCCAAAAGAGACGTGAACCAAATTAGTGAAATCAAAAGCTTCTAATTCTCCTGTTTCACTCTCCCATTGATCTGGACGACCAGGCATGATGCATATCTTTTCCATTTGGTCATCTCTTCCTTGAGGGAGATGATTTCAAGTTGGTTTCTTGGTCCACATGCCTAGATAGATTGCAAGATCCTATGTGATTAGACcaatttttgttcttaaaaGACCTTCTCATCTAACATCAAGAAGAAGTTAGTACAACAAAATCGACTTATGTCATAGAAAGGCTGAATCTGAGTCATTGTTTGCTTTTCATGAATATTGGTCATTACTGCTTGTGAAAACTGGCGACAACAAAACCTCTAAAAGGGTTCAGGTCAGAATTTTCTTTTGCACAAGTTTAAGCCAAAAACAGAAACACAGGAAAAACTCTTTCAGACACAAACTAATTTTGTGTCATTGGTTCATTACTCTCAGGTTAATCAAGCACATTTGGATCTGTCAAACCCACACAAGTGCGTCATTTTGAAACACTAATTGAGTTGCTACTTGCTTATATGTTTACTACATAATTGGCAGCACCTACATTCATGTGGCATTTTTTAATTCTATCTTCCAAAATGAATGACAAGGTGCTCGTTACCAGAAAAATagttctttttaaaaaatttaaaaatgatatgGTTGGGAGAGATCAAAGGAGGGATGGGGGTTGGTGGGTTGGACATCGTAGGATTAATGGTGTTTCTCTTCCTGGGGTTGGATTGGTGGACGAAAGTTGATCTGGAGGCATTTTGGTGTAAGGATAACCACGTTGAAGaactaaatattttttggtCATCAAAAATATATGCGCACCCAGGCAAAACTAATTCAAGCAGTAGTCCACGAACTACAACTAATTAATTATGAAATCTCCCTGCTGGTCTCGAACAGTATATTCCACTTTCCATACCCTTTTGAATGATCTGTGGAATTTTTCAATAATGACTTTTGTCATTTATTTGTATTTAGATAAATTCTAAGAGAACAGAAAATGGAATATCATGACCAGTTGTATAGAAAAGAATGACAATCCCTAGCCATACTTAAATACCtcgaaaattttgaagttcttcaaaCATTCTTGTCGGCCCCTGATTTTTCTAATGTTAATGTATCTTGCTGGTAAAGTGTAAACATGTCAAATTTCAGTTAACTTGAAATGTCTTAGTAGCATTGTCTCTGTGTTGTTTTGGTTATGCAATCGAGTCCTCTCCGGGACTGAATGTCTGTGGACTGTGATGAAGGGGTAATTGGATATCACTGCCTGTACATGAAGTCATTTGTGCTTCTGGTTTGTTATGAGGGAGAATGCATTGGAATTGGTTGATCTTATGTCATCAGTATGACTAAACATGCTTTACATTTATTTGCGGATGGTTCTTACTGCTCCCATTCTAATGAAACCGGGTTTTATTTCCAGTCTAAGTAATTTGTTTCAGAAAATTCTATTCATAACCTGTTTTAGTAAGAATTTTTTCCTCTGCATTCATTGTTTAACATCCCCAGTGGGCTTACTTTTATTTGTGTTGTGAAATTTGTGCATCACCCTCTGAACTTGTGCTACTAAGATCTATGGGGCAACCTTTGGATCAGGCTGGTTAGACTTGGAACTGATTTGACTTATACCAGGAAATGGATAAGGAACCCTTCTATTCTCACGATACGTCAACATGGATAAGGAACCCTTCTATTGTCACATTGCAATGATGCACGCTTTTGGGCCAGCTTTTGCAAATCTTCGACAATTAAGTTCCTTTCAAATCCCTTGCCACTTGAAAAAAGTTTAACCAGCAAGATCtttgaaaatttacaagttCATCATAGGAAAACAGCAATGATATACGATTTCAGAAATCATTGCATCATTTAACAGATGATTGGCAGATAGAATTGGTTGTAAGGCCTGGGCAAACGGATAAATAGCAGTGGACTCTGTtgtgcatgcatcatgctcaaTGAAACATTTGTTGGTGTACACATCTGATTTCAGAAATGCCAAAGCACTAGTAGCAGGCAAAACATCTGATGAAGGGGGGCCATAGTCATGCAGTCGGATATGAGGTGGTGATGTTGATGCCCCGAACACTTCAATGAAGGTCAATCGTGTGTTGCTTTTGGAGATTTCAGCTTGATTATTGGCAAACAAACATTTCAAATCTGTCACCTTAGCACCACTTTGGCCAACAGAAaattgatccttttttttttctagttgaAAAATTGATGATCTCAATTGGAACCATAATggcaaatatttttcatattacCGACCTTGCAAGCCTGTGGAAACAAATTGAAGATTGAAGTGCTCATGGGCAACTAAccatatgaaaattttctaatgAACAAAAGAACATCCACTCTGCAATTGCACTTGAGGGACAGAACTTGAGGAAATGGCTTTGGGGGCTCATTGTCTTCAGAGTTTAGGGCTTTTATTTTTCCACTATGATCATACACATGGATCTATCTCAAGTTGTAGAGTTTAGTAAACTACATCATGAGTTCATCAAGTcgatcatttttttctcaaattagCGATTTTTTTGAGGAACCAACAAAATGTCTCCCTCCCATAGCTTTTAGAGAAGTTTAGAGAGAGGGTCTCAGTTTAAAAGAATGACACAAAAGGGGCCTTGGGCCCCTTTTACAAATTTATCCCTTACAATATGGTGAATATCGtgtgtatcgtacaatacacTCAATATGCACATGATATGCTGGCGTATCGCGTATCCCATATCGCCTGGGTTTTCTTCACCTACATAAGTCGTATCGTATGATACTGACACTAGTGTACCCTATGTGAGCCAATTGAATGAGCAACTAGTGGTGGACCATGAAATGTTTTAATTCATAGTTGTTGCAGGGAGCGTAGCATCAGGAGATAACAGAGAATCAACTGTGTTGTCATAAGTTGCAAGGGTCGAGCACCTACTTTGGACTGTTGTGCAGCAGCACAAAGATCTGTTGATAGGATTCTTTAACAACGTGATGGAACTATTGTCTCATGACCATGGCGAAGTCCCTGTTACTCACAAGCAAGGACTCACAAGCAACGGTGTCCCTACAACAAGTGGGAATTGGGGAAAACAGTAGAGAAGAACGTGTTTGTGCTTATGGAGGCCTCACAGTTCAGGCTGAGATCTTTTTCTTGAGGAGACAGCAGAATCGGATCATGttgtttcaatattattttttttatgtttatcgCAACTGCTTTTAGTTGGATTTTTCAATTGCTAATGGACTTGTGTTTAAGTTagaaggcagcagcagcatATATGAATCAATGGTCTCtcaattcttaaatttgaattcctTTTCAATCAAACAAAGTACTTTCAATTTCAGAATGAAGATTTGAAGTTATCAAATACTGGTGAAAATtagaattggatgaaattggtatgaaaatttcaattccattttcaagtgaaattttcatttcagcTGAATCAAACGCCACTAAGTgagttcatgattttttttcttttaattcttatttccttcatcttttatcttatttcttttctctcttgctcattCTTCCTCACGTCACCTTGGATAAAGGACTGAAACAAAGAGGCAGCACATCCTTTAAGGTTCCGCAAGGGTAGGCTCGTTGGCATAACTCGCTGCTGCTTGGAAAGACAGAAGGTCGACCAGCCTCTCTTTCTTGAGATCGAGATACATGTGCCACCGAGCGGCGTACGCAACGAGCGTACGCTAGGGGTGAACCCAAATATGTGTATGTAAAGTTCAAATATTGACCTTAGTGAATAAAAGGTATAtgtgcatatttaattgaaggTCTTATAGGGTGGTTTGTAGTACATATATGTAAAGTTCCAGTAATGTCCTTTGTGCTAGAAAAggtatatgtgcatatatacttGAATGCCCTTGCATTGCATGGACAAAGCATATATGTACTTAGCCTTCATGCTGCATGCATTATTTCGAGCAAAGGAATTAAGATGgtcaggaagaagaaaaaaaggagagagtgAATTCTGctgaaggaaggaaggagagcAAAGGTTGTTGGTGAAGAAAGTTTGGCCTCGAAGCAAAAATGGTGACAatgacaacaaaagaaaatgatggtgAGTTTACAATGATGTCGGGCTATGGTTTTTTGTTCATGCACGTTAAATGACAAAGGCAATGGCTTCTGCaaggcatttttttttacaactgGACATTTGAGGAAATCAAATGAGCACTTCCTGAGGAACTGAAGGCGAAGGTGATGACAGagcttaaaaagaaaaaaggaaatgtcgACACAGAAGGTAACGAATGCATCCCAGTTCATATGGAAGGTAATGTTAGAGACGAAATAATGAGTTCAACCTAGTTGATGTGGTAGATAATGTTACGATGTAATGGGTTGGAGATAGTTCGCTTGAGATAACAAAATTGAGGCATAACGAATGTGTGAGATAACGACATCAGGGGATAAGTTTATGCATTCTAGTTTATCTCATTATATTTTGTAACCATTCCTCTCATTAATGATCGACGGAATGGGGAAAGACACATGTATAAAGTAGGCGATAAGTACATGGAAATGAGATAGTGTGATTGCATAATAAAAGGAACGGTTACAAAGTAATGAGACAACAACGCGTCTACCACGAAGGCCATAAATGGtaacgagagaaagagataacaaCTAGTCTACCACTAAATGACATAAGACAAGGCCCGATCGACAGATTTGATGGTGAGATCATGTTGAATGTTATTTGATGGAATGTATTTATACATGAAACAAATATtcatgagataatgttaaaatgTTATTTACTTTTTGTCGACTTTATGCATTGCAGATGGCACAGTGCATGAAATATCTACATCATCGGATGGCGACGAACAAAAGATTGAGTCAGTTTGCGAGGAAATGAAGTATTCCGAGGGACATGTTCCTTCTATAGGAATGGAGTTGAAGACGAAGGAGATCGAAGAACGTGGTTCTACTGTATGATTGGATCTTCCTACTGTAGGAATGGTGTTCGAGATGGAGAAACCTGAAGAACGTGCTCATGATGTAGGGAGTTTGATATATGGAGGACACAACATACGGTTTCTACAATTTTTATGATCTTCACCATGGGTTCAGTGTAACCAAAAACAAGATTGATACAAGGTGTAGTTGTACTAATAATTTGGAGTTGGGAAGGCATCCAAATGGAAAATATTGTATTTGTAAAGTGAAAATTGAACACAACCATTCATTGGCACCTTCTCACCTGAGCCGCATGTTGAGGTCGCATTGCAAATTGTCATCGTCGCATGCTGAAATAAGTGAGCTGGTGGATGATGTAGGCATATCGCCAAGGAAGGCATATAACCTATTTGTTAAAGTAGAAGGTGGTCGTGAGAATGTTCCATTCACACGCATGGATCAGAGAAACCACTTGAGGAGAAAGAGGACAAAATCGATGAAAGGAGGAGAAACTATGGCATTGGTCAAATCCATTTAGATGGACAAGGATGGTTATTTTACAAATATCCTATGGGCAGATTCAAGGTACATATTAGACTATGAATGTTTCAATGATGTAGTTATTTTTTACACAACCAAGAAAGTCAATAGCCACGGGTGGCCTTTTGTTTAGTTTGTGGGGGTGATTCATCACTCTAAGAGTTACATTTCCGGTGGTGCATTCTACTTTAATCAGACTACTAAAACATTTGAGTGGTTGTTCATGGTATTCACCAAAACCATGAATGGGAAGCACCTCAAAGTTGTATTGACGGATGGCGATAGTGCAATAGCGGCTATAGTGCCCCTTGTGTGGCCAAAAGCGCATCATCATTTGTGTTTGTCGCATATATTCCAAAATGCAGCGAAGAATATATAACATGTAATGAATCAAAAAACTGGCTTTAAGGAGAGTTTTGCAAATTGTGTCCTTAAGTGCAAATATGGTGAATTGTTCGAATGTATGTGGACACAACTGATTGAAACATAAAACTTACAGAAAAATATGTGACTTAAAAAAGTATATAAGGACAAAGAAAAGTGGGCATTGGCATATGGAAGACAATACTTTTATGCAGGCATGATAAACACATAGAGAGTAGAGAGCATGCACGGCACATTGAAAAGGGGATTGTACTCTGGCTTACAAATATGTTGTTTCATGAAACACTACGATAAAATTTTTGTATAGTCTTAGAGACTATGAGCTTGAAGATGACATCAAAACATTTCTTTGTCGGCCTCAAGGTCAGGGTATGAATATCCTTGAGCGAGCTGCAGCTGTATACATACTAACTGCATTTGAATGGTTTAAGAAAGAGACCATTCAAGTGACTAACTGTGACATAGAATTACATGCACAACAATCAAGGCCACGTATATCATATGACAAAAAGGGGGAAAGGTTCGACTAAGATCAACGATGTGTTCGTGAACTACGTCATCGAAATAGGTAATGTCgaatgttcttgtaagaaattTGGATTGAAAGGTATTTTGTGTTCCCATGCTCTAAAGACTCTCAATCGAAAGAACATTCAGGAACTGCTAGAGAGATATATCTTAGGTAAATGGACCAAAATTTGAAGATGGAGTTAATGAAGATTTCTCCCAGAATTCCTTCTTATGATGGTCATAAGCCTCGCAGCCTACCCGCTACTAGCATCTGTGTAGGACACTAACGTATGTTGTAGACCTAACAACAAAAAAGGATCAGACTTATGAATACATGATGCAGTTGTCGTACATAACTGTAGAGAATGTTTCGAATCTATTCTGTGACAGAAGGCGTCAATGAAAAGCTAGCCTGAAGTAGCATGTCCCCTCACCCTAGACCCCtcaaagatgaagaag contains these protein-coding regions:
- the LOC116254618 gene encoding pectinesterase-like — translated: MARLDEPLIGSPSKTKSLSQLLFLGVSVVAILCFSLRLSFHGNSSDLLLMPVSPQVCATTLHPDSCSNTFVSAGTTPVTAATILGRILEESIQSLPRHVGTVIALTHKGNNGKREAGPLADCLDLMDQTESRLVDSLNAVAGQPTAQGTHADVHTWLSAALTNYVTCLDGLDGTDAKLAMESEVKSSMALLSTSLAVLNQTQPTAEPILGEVLGEFPAWLSPGDRKLLTVDSWDKAVKADVVVAQDGSGKYTTVTAAVNAAPSGSSARYVIYVKKGTYKEQVSIPKTKKNIMLVGDGMDSTIITGSLNVVDGSTTFNSATVAAVGDGFMAQDIWFQNTAGAVKQQAVALRVGADQSIIYRCRIDAYQDTLYTHSLRQFYRDCSISGTVDYIFGNAAVVFQNCQIISRKPLSNQKNTITAQGRTDPNQNTAISIQMCKILASSDLAPVKGTIPTYLGRPWQLYSRTIFMESFLDDLIAPAGWLEWSGSFALNTLEYREYMNTGSGAGTSKRVTWAGYHATTSTAEAQKFTVANLIQGASWLKSAGVSFTEGL